In the Sulfurivermis fontis genome, TTCCGCTGTGATGAACCCAGCAGCTTCTGCCACAGGCGCGGCCCTGGTCATCGCGCCAGCGTGATGGTGTTTCCCGGTTGAAACTTTGCCTGTGCCGGCGTAGTCTGCAATGCAATCAGCCAATTGCATCGTTTGCCATGGGAAAATCACACGACATCCGTAGGCAGGAAATCGTCGAGGCGACCCTGGAACTGGCCGCCGAACAAGGCATCAAGAATCTCACCACCCAGGCCATCGCCACACGGGTGGGCATCGCCCAGCCCACCATCTTCCGCCACTTCAAGAGCCGTGACGCGATCTTCGGTGCCGTTGTCGGCTGGGCGGCAGATCATCTGTTGCAGGTACTGGAGCAGCTGGAACACGAACACACGCCGCCCGACGACCGTCTGCGACGCCTGTTGCAGCAGCAACTGGCCTTCATCGGCAAGTGGCGCGGCATTCCGCGAGTGGTGTTTTCCGACCGCCTGCAGGTGGAATCGCCGGCCCTCAAGGCGGCGGTGCGCGAAATCTATCATCGTCTTCTGGTACGCATTGCCGACCTGCTGGAGGAGGGGCGTGTCTGCGGATGTTTCCGTGCCGACCTCGATGTAGAGCAGGGGGCACGCTATATCGGTGCCCTTTTGCAGGGGACCGTCATGCGCTGGTCGATTCAGGATTTTTCCTATCCACTGGAGACGGAGGCGGATAGCCTGTGGAGCTTCCTGCGCCCGGCACTGGAGCGGCGCTGAGGTGGGAGAGCGATGAAGATCAGCTTTTACGGTGCAGCAGGGGAAGTGACCGGATCCTGCTATCTGGTGGAGACGGAGCAGGTAAAGTTTCTGGTCGATTGCGGCATGTTCCAGGGGGCGCCGGAGACGGAGGCACGCAACCGTCGTTCCTTTCCCTTTGAAGCACGGCATATTGACTTCGTGCTGCTGACTCATGCCCACATCGATCACAGCGGCCTGCTGCCCAGGCTGGTGCTGGCCGGTTTCAAAGGACCGATCTATACCACGACTGCGACCGCCGATCTGTTGGCCGTGATGCTGCCGGA is a window encoding:
- a CDS encoding TetR/AcrR family transcriptional regulator, which gives rise to MGKSHDIRRQEIVEATLELAAEQGIKNLTTQAIATRVGIAQPTIFRHFKSRDAIFGAVVGWAADHLLQVLEQLEHEHTPPDDRLRRLLQQQLAFIGKWRGIPRVVFSDRLQVESPALKAAVREIYHRLLVRIADLLEEGRVCGCFRADLDVEQGARYIGALLQGTVMRWSIQDFSYPLETEADSLWSFLRPALERR